Proteins co-encoded in one Spirosoma endbachense genomic window:
- a CDS encoding RNA polymerase sigma factor, translating into MRKAKLADEQLVKHYQDTSSDDSFEMLYSRYVSKVYQKCLSITKDSESAQDYTQDIFIKVFNKLDTFQNRSTFSTWLYSVSHHYCLDQLRLNKRLSTETLSDEVINGVSESDSPESVDNQLQMLEGVMSELSAEEVKLLRLKHEQGLSIKEISHQYNISESAVKMRLKRTRDRLQELYLRHYS; encoded by the coding sequence ATGAGAAAGGCTAAACTAGCCGATGAGCAACTGGTGAAACATTACCAGGATACCAGTTCAGATGATTCCTTTGAGATGCTTTATAGTCGATATGTCAGCAAAGTTTATCAAAAATGCCTGTCTATCACTAAAGATTCCGAATCGGCCCAGGACTATACACAGGACATTTTCATTAAAGTATTTAATAAGTTAGATACCTTTCAGAACCGGTCAACATTTTCGACCTGGTTATATTCGGTTTCACACCATTATTGCCTGGATCAGCTCCGATTAAATAAGCGGCTCAGCACCGAAACACTATCGGATGAAGTTATCAATGGTGTGTCGGAATCTGACTCTCCCGAATCAGTAGATAATCAACTCCAGATGCTGGAAGGGGTAATGAGTGAGTTATCGGCTGAGGAAGTGAAATTACTGCGTCTGAAACATGAGCAGGGGTTATCCATTAAAGAGATTAGTCATCAATACAACATTTCGGAGAGTGCGGTGAAGATGCGCTTAAAACGCACACGGGATAGGCTACAGGAATTGTACCTGCGCCATTATTCGTAA